One Dama dama isolate Ldn47 chromosome 16, ASM3311817v1, whole genome shotgun sequence DNA window includes the following coding sequences:
- the ZNF484 gene encoding zinc finger protein 484 isoform X2 — MDCSPPGSSVHGIFRKNIGAGCHFLLLGIFATQGSNQCFLHLLHWQADSLPLRHLSDHCLESARVDPEPLFEFPETYSKFPLALYFKHGNISAPFPEEPEMTKSLGSVSFKDLSVDFSREEWQQLDLAQKSLYRDVMLENYFNLISVGCQVPKPEVIFNLEWGEEPFMWNDKTSSQSCLDQDIGFGTSQQGISEDVSVWFEGIRVFPRDDLYSILEEFWQDDKQTRREKENQNKHLSPIIFTNKDILANKGNCDYNKDIGKKFHVNTNLVPSRKRLHNCNSFQKSLKPIVSLCNCNRNSATENFDKIIGYVNTFMNSHTEMNACEYNQCKKLLSKQALIQHQKHHAGEDFHLFSDCVKLSTHKTHLFAHQRIYTGEKHHECTKCEMIFTQKSQFAVPHVYTKEKPYIGTESGKKFSNSNHEKTPHTEETDYKCSAHGKAFIKKLDLFRLQRIPTGGKNPYDYSECGKNVSNNSNLSIHKKAHTGKKHFECIECGKSFTRKSTLSMHQKIHTGEKPYVCTECGKAFIRKSHFITHERIHTGEKPYECNDCGKSFIKKSQLHVHQRIHTGENPFICSECGKIFTHRTNLIIHQKIHTGERPYICTECGKAFTDRSNLIKHQKIHTGEKPYKCSDCGKSFTWKSRLRIHQKCHTGERHYECNECGKAFIQKSTLSMHQRIHKGEKPYVCTECGKAFFHKSHFITHERIHTGEKPYECSDCGKSFTKKSQLHVHQQIHTGEKPYRCAECGKAFTDRSNLFTHQKIHTGEKPYKCDDCGKAFTRKSGLHIHQQSHTGERHYECSECGKAFARKSTLIMHQRIHTGEKPYICTECGKSFIQKSHLNRHRRIHTGEKPYKCSDCGKGFIKKSQLLEHHRIHTGEKPYMCTECGKAFSIRSNLIKHQKIHTKQKPYKSSDFRKDFNWKIQFSVHQKSNTEGVECPVPQSWGRDTKL; from the exons atggattgtagccctccaggctcctctgtccatggaattttccgcaagaatattggagcgggttgccatttccttctcttggggatctttgccacccaaggatccaaccaATGCTTCTTGCacctactgcattggcaggcagattctttaccactgcgccacctgagtGACCACTGTCTTGAAAGCGCACGG gttgatccagagcccctgtttgagtttcctgagacatacagcaaattcccgttggctctctattttaaacacggtaat ATCTCTGCCCCTTTCCCAGAAGAGCCAGAAATGACTAAGTCCCTG GGATCAGTGTCTTTCAAAGATCTATCTGTAGACTTCAGCAGGGAGGAGTGGCAACAATTGGACCTTGCTCAGAAAAGTCTGTACAGGGATGTAATGCTGGAAAACTATTTCAACTTGATCTCAGTGG GATGTCAAGTTCCCAAACCAGAAGTCATTTTCAACTTGGAGTGGGGAGAAGAACCATTTATGTGGAATGACAAAACCTCAAGCCAGAGCTGTCTAG atcagGATATTGGTTTTGGAACATCACAACAGGGAATATCTGAAGATGTTTCAGTCTGGTTTGAGGGAATACGTGTCTTCCCAAGAGATGACCTATATTCCATTTTAGAAGAATTTTGGCAAGATGATAAACagacaagaagagaaaaggaaaaccagaACAAACATTTAAGTCCTATCATCTTCACCAACAAGGATATACTAGCTAATAAGGGGAACTGTGACTATAATAAAGACATTGGGAAAAAATTTCATGTAAACACAAACCTTGTTCCTTCAAGAAAAAGACTCCATAACTGTAACTCATTTCAAAAGAGTTTGAAGCCTATTGTAAGCTTATGTAATTGTAATAGAAACAGTGCAACAGAAAATTTTGATAAGATTATTGGATATGTTAATACTTTTATGAATTCTCATACAGAAATGAATGCTTGTGAATATAATCAATGTAAGAAACTTCTGAGTAAGCAAGCTCTCATTCAGCATCAAAAACATCATGCTGGGGAGGACTTCCATTTATTCTCTGATTGTGTAAAACTCTCCACCCATAAGACACACCTTTTTGCACATCAAAGGATTTATACTGGAGAGAAACATCATGAGTGCACCAAATGTGAGATGATCTTCACTCAGAAGTCCCAATTTGCTGTGCCTCATGTTTATACAAAAGAAAAACCCTACATAGGCACTGAATCTGGGAAGAAATTTTCCAACTCAAACCATGAGAAAACTCCTCATACTGAGGAGACTGATTATAAATGCAGTGCACATGGAAAAGCCTTTATCAAGAAGTTAGATCTGTTCAGACTCCAGAGAATTCCTACTGGAGGAAAAAACCCCTATGATTACAGTGAATGTGGAAAAAATGTCTCTAACAATTCAAATCTCAGTATACACAAAAAAGCTCATACTGGCAAGAAGCACTTTGAATGTATCGAGTGTGGAAAATCTTTCACAAGAAAATCAACACTAAGTATGCATCAGAAAATTCACacaggagaaaaaccatatgTATGTactgaatgtgggaaagcctttatCCGAAAGTCACATTTTATTACACAtgagagaattcatactggagagaaaccttatgaatGCAATGACTGTGGGAAGTCCTTTATAAAGAAGTCACAACTCCATGTGCATCAGCGAattcacacaggggagaatcccTTCATATGTTCAGAATGTGGGAAGATCTTCACTCACAGGACAAATCTCATTATACACCAGAAAATTCATACTGGTGAGAGACCCTATATATGTACTGAATGTGGAAAGGCCTTTACTGACAGGTCAAATCTCATTAAACATCAaaaaattcatactggagagaaaccttataaatgcaGTGACTGTGGGAAATCATTCACCTGGAAGTCACGGCTCAGGATACATCAGAAATGTCACACTGGAGAGAGACATTATGAATGCAATGAATGTGGGAAAGCATTTATTCAGAAGTCAACACTGAGTATGCACCAGAGAATTCATAAAGGAGAAAAACCCTATGTTTGCACtgaatgtgggaaggccttcTTCCACAAGTCACATTTTATTACACAtgagagaattcatactggagagaaaccttacgaATGCAGTGACTGTGGGAAATCTTTCACAAAGAAGTCACAACTTCATGTACATCAGCAaattcacacaggagagaaaccttacagaTGTGCTGAATGTGGAAAGGCTTTCACGGACAGATCAAATCTCTTTACACACCAGAAAATTCATACTGGCGAGAAACCCTATAAATGTGATGACTGTGGAAAAGCCTTCACTCGAAAGTCAGGCCTCCATATACATCAGCAGTCTCATACTGGAGAAAGACATTATGAGTGtagtgaatgtgggaaagcctttgcACGAAAATCAACACTCATTatgcatcagagaattcatacaggagagaaaccttatatTTGTACTGAATGTGGGAAGTCATTCATCCAGAAGTCACATTTAAATCGACAtaggagaattcatactggagagaaaccttataaatgcaGTGATTGTGGGAAGGGCTTTATTAAGAAGTCACAACTCCTTGAACATCACCGaattcacacaggagagaaaccttatatGTGTACTGAATGTGGAAAGGCCTTCTCCATCAGATCAAATCTTATTAAACACCAGAAAATTCATACTAAACAGAAACCTTATAAATCTAGTGACTTTAGGAAAGACTTTAATTGGAAAATACAATTCAGTGTACATCAGAAATCTAATACTGAGGGAGTAGAATGCCCGGTGCCACAATCATGGGGTAGGGATACAAAGTTGTGA